From the Trifolium pratense cultivar HEN17-A07 linkage group LG4, ARS_RC_1.1, whole genome shotgun sequence genome, the window CAAACAAACGAAACAAACTTGGCCGTATCCTACCCGATCATAAACACCCGTATTGcggtttgataaaaaaataaaaaaatacgcATGTttgatatataaaagaaaactatatacataattttatcgtgtttttttttttttcttcaaaagattgcGGCGCACTACTTTCGTattaaactttaaataggtGGCTATTACTCTATTCTACTCTACATACTAGGGTTCAAATTCAATTGAAAAAGAAGCTACTAGGTTTGATCTAATGATGAATAGTTTGGGTAGAATATTAGAGTTTGGGTACTACTCTATTCTACTCTACTCGATCTTCAACTCCAtcttaaacaaagaaaaaaagaaatcaatagaAGAAGCGTCGGCAGCGATCTTCTCCGACGATCTTATGGTAGAAATTGTATCCTGGCTTCCGGTGAAATATGTTATGCAACTCAGGTGTGTTAACAAGTTTTTCAATACTCTCGTCTTTGATCCTCACTTCATTCAAATGCATCTCAGTAAATCAACACAAAATTTGCAGCTCTCATTCACGAGTTTTGAGAATAATTCTGCTGATTTTACTAAGTCGGAAGATTGGGATTCCAGATGGATAACTCTCTCTATTCCTGATTTACTACTCCAAAACACAGTTACCATCTCTCACCTTTCCGATTCATACTATCGATTGAGCAGGTCTCCACATTACCGATGGGTTATTGGCTCATGCAATGGATTGCTATGCGTGTATGGTAACTCATGGCCTGATCAATATCTTTATTTCTGGAACCCAGCTATGAGAAAAGAATCAAAAAGAATTCCATTATTTTTCGATATTTACATCAATAGAAATTTTGACTTCTCTTTTGGTTATGATAATTCGACTCAAACATATAAGGTGGTAGCATTCTACGTAGAGTTGAATTCTGATAGTAATCCAAAAAGTGTGGTGAAAGTTTTCAGTTTGGGGGATAATTCTTGGAGAGATGTTCAATGTCTCCCTTTGGTTCCACTTTATTGCCTTCTTGGTATTAATGATTTTCACAATGAAGGTATGCATTTTAATGGTACTATTAACTGGTTTGCCCTTGATGACATCAATCTCGATCGTAGTGCTGCTGCTCTTGATCGATGTGTGATTCTTTCTCTTGATCTCTCCACCGAGACATATACTAAATTGTTGCTACCTCGGGGATTGGATAAGGTCCCGGCTGGTTATCCCCCAAATCTTGTGGTTTTGATGGATTGTCTTGGTTTTTGTCATGATTTTGACAAAACCCATTTTGTTATATGGCAAATGAAGGATTTTGGCGTTCAAGAGTCTTGGcttcaattatttaaaattagttATGAGAATTTTGCACGAGAGAATTTGTTGCCATTGTATCTTTCTGAGAATGGTGATACACTGGTATTAGGGAATGATAGACACAGGGAGGCATTTATCTATAACTGCAGAGACAATAAagtagaaaaaattaaaattgctgACCGTACAAATTGGGAACTGGGCAACTATTATGTTGAAAGTTTGGTTTCAACcgattgaaatttgaaagtgaGTTTCTCTTCCTGGTATTACGTGtttgaatttatattatttatattgttgaattgaatatatatcGACCATTGTTGTATGTTTGGCTCTAATGGATTGGATGAATTAgtctttatatataatttacatGTTTATTATAAGTTTGAAGATGATAATTCTTTGAAGATGCATTTCTTGACAGGACTTTGGATTTCTTGTTTTCATGTGCTTCCATATATTTTAGTCTGCCATGACAGGAAGGTTTTaatatgaattttgaaattttaaattttagtaaCTTTAGTTTGTGTCCTATATATTGTGTTCATTATAATTGCTCCTAAAAAACACCTTGGTTTTGCCTTCGCCACAAAGACCATAGAACAAGTGTTCCAAATCACTAGAAAATACTGCAATTGTCTTGTATGAATCTTATTTTATAATGACATTATAtgagttttaattttattgtctTATATGAATCTTACCTATTTTCATGGAATATACCCTTTCTCAAGATTCATGCAATGGATTTATTTCTGGAACCCA encodes:
- the LOC123923063 gene encoding F-box/kelch-repeat protein At3g06240-like — translated: MNSLGRILEFGYYSILLYSIFNSILNKEKKKSIEEASAAIFSDDLMVEIVSWLPVKYVMQLRCVNKFFNTLVFDPHFIQMHLSKSTQNLQLSFTSFENNSADFTKSEDWDSRWITLSIPDLLLQNTVTISHLSDSYYRLSRSPHYRWVIGSCNGLLCVYGNSWPDQYLYFWNPAMRKESKRIPLFFDIYINRNFDFSFGYDNSTQTYKVVAFYVELNSDSNPKSVVKVFSLGDNSWRDVQCLPLVPLYCLLGINDFHNEGMHFNGTINWFALDDINLDRSAAALDRCVILSLDLSTETYTKLLLPRGLDKVPAGYPPNLVVLMDCLGFCHDFDKTHFVIWQMKDFGVQESWLQLFKISYENFARENLLPLYLSENGDTLVLGNDRHREAFIYNCRDNKVEKIKIADRTNWELGNYYVESLVSTD